A window from Physeter macrocephalus isolate SW-GA chromosome 11, ASM283717v5, whole genome shotgun sequence encodes these proteins:
- the RTL1 gene encoding retrotransposon-like protein 1, translating into MIEPSEDSFETMMERKNPSSKQMESSEGSSNTTVETAGSRAEAAEAAAAAAGLAGGLAQEVEELPIDLLQDMEEPSSGPHREIKDPPNDLLQDLEESRDGSRLEAGGPFGGAPGRMEEVSVNPRGAQEEQDDYTDLAGRKEEEHPEGPTDSSTAGIMGTVRSIISLYFRMQDLREQQRVAEEILMKGISAGHLPIPGKFSGDRREYHEFVALCQLILQSYPRMLYSDRLRVGYVICHLSGLALEWAKDLVERESPLIDDFPAFLEAMSDTFQYRQALRVAEEAMFNLRQGDRAAIEYVNEFQGLVPTLGWPDEVLRAHLCQGLKEEIRHYLFRVPQPDSLDSLIVLVLQIEEKLAERRAMLRLPPEARPRNLTWIDSPAPERWAVSSWLPCEAQPAISRDHLFLLLMVRVNPYHSVAVRALVDSGAGGNFMDERFAQEHYVELYEKPYPRSVQSVDGSLVGHEPVWLYTEPLVCTHQNHQESLEFDIVPSPDFSVILGTNWLRVHSPEVDWVKGRCTFHSPYCLKNCFRPPPPCIALERHARSLLPGLPPLYSDLADVFNPKEADEETSNQPSSDGSDDLSESEPSELQQAGDSDPSETYYERPSTAPWEPVGARMQERARREEYWHPQDTLTSRHDYVQMIPELFDQLHGATWFTKLGLRGTVVEESMNVRQTEDVWKAAFGLELQEMTSYQPFLICADPIIPQGVIHFILKDMLGFFVLSYGQDVLVYSMSREEHPHHVRQVLVRFRYHHVYCSLDRSQFHRHSADFLGFVVTPKGVRLNKSIVSTVTGYPVPGSAKSLRNLIEFAFPYRHFVESFAAITEPLVRQLLSYRPFYWGREEQDALERLKRAFREAPLLHHPKPQNPFYLETGVTKTSLHASLIQVDDQSGKRVCCAFYSRNISPIEVEASPAEMKILPVRAAFMVWCRYLENTEEPIMILLNTEDLASLNDDRLTVLLPGHWVFFFSHFHFDVMERPEPKGGRPLPPAWKLLRRRALQHRAATRPGMLFAVGGPPRDQAPESGDGEETEDALHQDGPSGQNLQQEVLALIPADQILHSFLAHLSAAQIRAGLLHFFRGLLFWKNLLAVAALLVLLRSRRRLALPPAPTPDTARPPPRRSLRLLLDPSLPAGRAIAIATAVARPFAQMPPVTGADAIPAEEAAEPSLGAGRRQRDALLGLRAAPGFWQMLCEFLALGVAPREGTRPRPRPRPRPHRRLEPHVVDEEGVVSREALQDDLQRYRQCGLHDGLQDTSQDERESDERGAPGALGPRRRLPTHADAHRLLYSRGARELAAGAPTRLPTTVRSQSTPSRAGAGAGPPREGATLGELPSEEADADLD; encoded by the coding sequence ATGATAGAACCCTCTGAAGACTCATTTGAGACGATGATGGAGCGTAAGAATCCATCATCAAAACAAATGGAGTCCTCCGAGGGCTCATCCAACACCACCGTGGAGACAGCAGGCAGCAGAGCGGaggcggcggaggcggcggcggcggcggcggggctgGCCGGTGGCCTGGCCCAGGAAGTGGAAGAGCTGCCCATTGATCTCCTCCAAGACATGGAGGAGCCATCCAGTGGCCCACATAGGGAAATAAAGGATCCACCCAATGACCTACTCCAAGACCTGGAGGAGTCACGCGATGGTTCACGTCTGGAAGCGGGGGGTCCATTCGGTGGGGCACCTGGTAGAATGGAAGAGGTATCAGTCAACCCACGGGGAGCCCAGGAAGAGCAAGACGACTACACTGACCTGGCTGGGCGGAAAGAGGAGGAGCATCCCGAAGGGCCGACGGACAGCTCGACAGCAGGAATCATGGGCACGGTGAGGTCCATCATCTCTCTGTACTTCCGGATGCAAGACCTCAGAGAGCAGCAGAGAGTGGCGGAAGAGATCCTGATGAAGGGGATCAGCGCCGGCCACCTGCCGATCCCAGGCAAGTTCTCGGGCGATCGCAGGGAATACCACGAGTTCGTCGCGCTCTGCCAACTGATCTTACAGAGCTACCCGAGGATGCTCTACAGCGACCGCCTGCGAGTGGGGTACGTCATCTGCCACCTCTCGGGCTTGGCCTTGGAATGGGCCAAAGATCTGGTGGAGAGAGAAAGCCCCCTGATCGACGACTTCCCAGCCTTCCTGGAGGCCATGTCCGATACGTTCCAGTACCGCCAGGCCCTGCGGGTGGCGGAAGAGGCCATGTTCAACCTCAGGCAGGGGGATCGCGCCGCCATCGAATACGTCAACGAGTTCCAGGGCCTGGTACCCACCCTGGGCTGGCCAGACGAAGTCCTGCGGGCCCACCTGTGCCAGGGGCTCAAGGAGGAGATCAGGCACTATCTGTTCCGCGTCCCTCAGCCGGATTCGCTGGACAGCCTGATTGTGCTGGTCCTGCAGATAGAAGAGAAGCTGGCAGAGAGAAGGGCGATGCTCAGGCTGCCCCCGGAGGCCCGCCCGCGGAACCTGACCTGGATCGACTCGCCGGCTCCAGAGCGGTGGGCAGTGAGCAGCTGGCTGCCCTGCGAGGCCCAGCCCGCCATCAGCCGCGACCACCTGTTCCTGCTGCTTATGGTGAGGGTGAACCCCTACCACAGCGTGGCGGTCCGGGCCCTGGTCGACTCGGGGGCGGGTGGCAACTTCATGGATGAGAGGTTCGCCCAAGAGCACTACGTCGAGCTCTACGAGAAGCCCTACCCGCGGTCGGTGCAGTCCGTGGACGGCTCGCTGGTCGGCCACGAGCCCGTCTGGCTCTACACCGAACCCCTGGTGTGCACCCACCAGAACCACCAGGAGTCCCTGGAATTCGACATCGTTCCGTCTCCCGACTTCTCCGTGATACTCGGCACCAACTGGCTCCGAGTGCACAGCCCAGAGGTCGACTGGGTCAAAGGCCGCTGCACCTTCCACTCTCCCTACTGCCTGAAGAACTGCTTCCGCCCGCCCCCACCATGCATCGCTCTGGAAAGACACGCCAGAAGCTTGCTGCCCGGACTGCCGCCCCTGTACTCCGACCTGGCCGACGTGTTTAACCCGAAGGAAGCAGATGAGGAGACTTCCAACCAGCCAAGCTCAGACGGATCCGATGATCTTTCTGAATCAGAGCCCTCTGAGCTTCAGCAGGCTGGAGACAGTGATCCCAGCGAGACCTACTACGAGCGTCCCTCCACCGCGCCGTGGGAACCTGTGGGAGCCAGGATGCAAGAAAGAGCCAGGCGGGAGGAATACTGGCACCCGCAGGACACGCTGACCAGCAGACACGACTACGTACAGATGATTCCAGAACTGTTCGACCAGTTACACGGAGCTACGTGGTTCACGAAGCTGGGGCTGCGCGGCACCGTCGTGGAGGAAAGCATGAACGTACGCCAGACAGAAGATGTATGGAAGGCGGCGTTCGGTTTGGAGCTTCAAGAGATGACGAGCTACCAGCCCTTCCTGATCTGCGCAGACCCCATCATCCCTCAGGGCGTGATTCACTTTATCCTAAAGGACATGCTCGGTTTCTTTGTCCTCTCGTACGGGCAGGACGTCCTGGTCTACTCAATGAGCCGGGAGGAGCATCCCCACCACGTCCGCCAAGTCCTGGTCCGCTTCCGCTACCACCACGTCTACTGCTCCCTGGACAGAAGCCAGTTCCACCGGCACAGCGCCGACTTCCTGGGATTCGTCGTGACCCCCAAAGGGGTGAGACTCAACAAGAGCATTGTGAGCACCGTAACCGGGTACCCCGTCCCTGGCTCTGCGAAGTCCCTGCGAAACCTCATCGAATTCGCCTTCCCGTACCGGCACTTCGTGGAGAGCTTCGCCGCCATCACGGAGCCCCTGGTGCGGCAGCTGCTGAGCTACCGGCCCTTCTACTGGGGGCGCGAGGAGCAGGACGCCTTGGAGCGCCTGAAGCGGGCGTTCCGCGAGGcgcccctcctccaccaccccaaGCCCCAGAACCCCTTCTACTTGGAGACGGGCGTCACCAAGACGTCCCTGCACGCCTCCCTGATCCAAGTCGACGACCAAAGCGGCAAGCGAGTCTGCTGCGCTTTCTATTCTCGAAACATCTCCCCGATCGAGGTCGAGGCCTCGCCGGCGGAGATGAAGATCCTTCCAGTACGGGCTGCCTTCATGGTGTGGTGCCGCTACCTGGAGAACACCGAGGAGCCCATCATGATCCTCCTCAACACAGAGGATCTGGCCTCTCTGAACGATGACAGGCTCACCGTACTTCTCCCCGGGCACTGGGTCTTCTTCTTCTCCCACTTCCACTTCGACGTCATGGAGCGGCCAGAGCCAAAGGGCGGCCGGCCCCTGCCGCCCGCGTGGAAACTTCTCCGGAGGAGAGCCCTCCAGCACCGCGCCGCCACTCGGCCGGGGATGCTCTTCGCTGTGGGAGGGCCCCCCAGGGATCAGGCCCCGGAATCGGGGGACGGAGAGGAGACCGAAGACGCCCTTCATCAGGACGGGCCAAGCGGGCAGAACCTCCAGCAGGAGGTCCTGGCTCTCATACCGGCCGACCAAATACTCCACAGCTTCCTCGCCCACCTCAGCGCGGCCCAGATCAGGGCCGGCCTCCTGCACTTCTTCCGAGGCCTCCTGTTCTGGAAGAACCTCCTGGCCGTGGCCGCCCTCCTGGTGCTGCTGCGGTCCAGAAGGCGCCTGGCCCTGCCGCCCGCGCCCACCCCGGACACGGCCCGGCCGCCACCACGGCGCTCCCTGCGCCTGCTCCTGGACCCGTCCCTCCCCGCTGGCCGCGCCATCGCCATCGCCACCGCCGTCGCCCGGCCGTTCGCCCAGATGCCCCCCGTCACGGGCGCCGACGCCATCCCAGCCGAGGAAGCGGCCGAGCCGTCCCTGGGCGCCGGCCGGCGGCAGCGCGACGCCCTGCTTGGCCTGCGAGCCGCGCCCGGGTTCTGGCAGATGCTGTGCGAGTTCCTGGCCCTCGGAGTCGCCCCCCGTGAGGGGAcccgcccccgcccgcgcccgcgcccgcgcccgcaCCGCCGCCTGGAGCCGCACGTCGTCGATGAAGAGGGTGTCGTCTCGCGAGAAGCCCTGCAAGACGACCTGCAACGTTACCGTCAGTGTGGCCTGCATGACGGCCTGCAAGACACCTCGCAGGACGAGCGGGAGAGCGACGAGCGGGGGGCCCCGGGCGCCCTCGGGCCCCGCCGGCGCCTCCCCACCCACGCCGACGCCCACCGTCTGCTCTACAGCCGCGGCGCCCGGGAGCTGGCGGCCGGGGCCCCGACCCGCCTCCCGACCACCGTCCGCTCCCAGTCCACACCCAGCCgcgccggggcgggggcgggccccCC